Proteins co-encoded in one Alphaproteobacteria bacterium PA2 genomic window:
- a CDS encoding ubiquinol-cytochrome C reductase, with translation MTWEGAMTDARPCWLVKSEPGTYSFEDLVRDGRTVWDGVRNNAAALHLKAMQVGDQVFFYHSQEGLAVVGVAEVARTAFPDPSDAAGRFVAVELTPVRPLPRPVSLVQMKANPALADMAMLRQSRLSVSPVSPLAWAEILRMAGEA, from the coding sequence ATGACTTGGGAGGGCGCCATGACGGATGCAAGGCCTTGCTGGCTGGTGAAGTCAGAACCGGGCACATACAGCTTCGAGGATCTGGTGCGGGACGGTCGCACGGTCTGGGATGGCGTGCGCAACAATGCTGCGGCCCTGCATCTGAAGGCCATGCAGGTCGGCGATCAGGTCTTCTTCTATCACTCGCAGGAAGGCCTTGCGGTGGTGGGGGTTGCTGAGGTGGCCAGAACCGCCTTCCCCGATCCCTCCGACGCTGCGGGACGATTTGTGGCTGTGGAGCTGACGCCAGTCCGTCCCCTGCCCCGGCCCGTATCCCTGGTGCAGATGAAGGCCAATCCCGCCCTGGCGGACATGGCCATGCTGAGGCAGTCGCGGCTGTCGGTTTCCCCGGTCAGCCCCCTAGCCTGGGCTGAAATCCTGCGCATGGCGGGCGAGGCTTGA
- the leuD gene encoding 3-isopropylmalate dehydratase small subunit translates to MKAFTRLDARAAPLQIANIDTDQIIPKQFLKTVEREGLSKGLFYDFRFDPEGREKPDFVLNRPEYKGAGVLVAGDNFGCGSSREHAPWALLDFGVSCVISTSFADIFYNNCFQNGLLPVVLKAEEVSVLMDEAKGGNHMVSIDLETQTVTSPSGKTFTFEIDAQRRTKMLKGLDAIGETLTSAADIDVYESRRALDQPWLERA, encoded by the coding sequence ATGAAAGCCTTCACCCGCCTCGACGCCCGCGCTGCACCCCTGCAGATCGCCAATATCGACACCGACCAGATCATCCCCAAACAGTTCCTCAAGACGGTGGAGCGGGAGGGTCTGTCCAAGGGTCTGTTCTATGACTTCCGGTTCGATCCGGAAGGCAGGGAGAAGCCCGACTTCGTCCTCAATCGCCCGGAATACAAGGGCGCCGGCGTTCTGGTGGCCGGGGATAACTTCGGTTGCGGATCGTCCCGTGAGCATGCCCCCTGGGCCCTGCTGGACTTCGGCGTCAGCTGTGTGATCTCCACCAGCTTCGCCGACATCTTCTACAACAACTGCTTCCAGAACGGCCTGCTGCCGGTAGTTCTGAAGGCCGAGGAGGTCTCGGTCCTCATGGACGAGGCCAAGGGTGGCAACCACATGGTCAGCATCGATCTGGAGACCCAGACCGTGACCTCGCCCTCCGGCAAGACCTTTACCTTCGAAATCGACGCCCAGCGCCGGACCAAGATGCTCAAGGGTCTGGACGCCATTGGCGAAACCCTGACCTCCGCCGCCGACATCGATGTCTATGAGTCCAGGCGGGCCCTGGACCAACCCTGGCTGGAACGCGCATGA
- the leuB gene encoding 3-isopropylmalate dehydrogenase yields the protein MTDLLLLPGDGIGPEVTAQVRRVAQSLTPHLKLDERLFGGCSYDAHGVPLTDEALEAAKASRAALMGAVGGPQWAGSPRDKRPEAGLLNLRAGMEVFANLRPALCFQPLADASSLKRELVEGLDFMIVRELTGGIYFGSPRFIEDLPGGGRRAVDTQVYTTAEIERVARVAFELARGRRNKVHSAEKSNVMDSGLLWREVVTDLHKREYADVQLEHILADNAAMQIVKAPKQFDVMVTDNLFGDILSDAAAQLTGSLGMLPSAALGVAGKPGLYEPIHGSAPDIAGQGVANPLAAILSFEMALRWSLDETAAADHLKAAVIRALEDGARTRDLGGMLSTVQMGDAVLAALEKTAA from the coding sequence ATGACCGACCTTCTTCTCCTGCCCGGCGACGGGATTGGCCCCGAAGTCACCGCCCAGGTCCGCCGGGTGGCGCAGAGCCTGACCCCGCACCTCAAGCTGGACGAGCGCCTGTTCGGCGGCTGCAGCTATGACGCCCATGGCGTGCCCCTGACCGACGAAGCCCTCGAGGCTGCAAAGGCCTCCCGCGCCGCCCTGATGGGGGCTGTCGGCGGCCCGCAATGGGCTGGCTCCCCCCGGGACAAGCGGCCGGAAGCCGGCCTGCTGAACCTTCGGGCCGGCATGGAGGTCTTCGCCAACCTGCGTCCCGCCCTTTGCTTCCAGCCCCTGGCTGACGCCTCCAGCCTCAAGCGCGAGCTGGTGGAGGGCCTGGACTTCATGATCGTCCGGGAACTGACCGGCGGCATCTATTTCGGCAGTCCGCGCTTCATCGAGGACCTGCCTGGCGGCGGTCGCCGCGCCGTGGACACCCAGGTCTACACCACCGCCGAGATCGAGCGGGTGGCCAGGGTCGCCTTCGAACTGGCCCGGGGTCGTCGCAACAAGGTCCACTCGGCCGAAAAGTCCAATGTGATGGACTCAGGCCTGCTGTGGCGTGAGGTCGTTACCGACCTGCACAAGCGGGAATATGCCGACGTCCAGCTGGAGCATATCCTGGCCGACAACGCCGCCATGCAGATCGTCAAGGCGCCCAAACAGTTCGACGTCATGGTCACAGACAACCTGTTCGGCGACATCCTGTCCGATGCTGCGGCCCAGCTGACCGGGTCCCTGGGCATGCTGCCCTCCGCAGCCCTGGGCGTGGCGGGCAAGCCCGGCCTCTACGAGCCGATCCATGGTTCGGCGCCGGATATCGCCGGCCAGGGCGTGGCCAATCCCCTGGCCGCCATTCTGTCCTTCGAAATGGCCCTGCGCTGGTCCCTGGACGAAACGGCGGCGGCTGATCACCTGAAGGCGGCGGTCATCCGCGCCCTCGAGGACGGGGCCCGCACCCGCGATCTGGGGGGCATGCTCTCTACCGTTCAGATGGGCGACGCCGTCCTGGCCGCCCTGGAAAAGACCGCAGCCTAG